ACTGCGATCGTTGGTTAAAACATACACAATTTACTAGGGAGTAATAAATCAAAATTGTTTGTTCTCAATGGCTATGAATATTTCTTGGGTTTCTTACTTATCTGTAGTGCAGTTCCAGCCCTAGCTCTAACTGCTTCTAAACTACTAAGACCCAGTAACGGCGGTCCTGAACGTCAAACAACTTACGAATCTGGAATGGAACCTATTGGGGGAGCCTGGATTCAATTTAATATCCGTTATTATATGTTCGCTTTGGTTTTCGTTGTCTTTGATGTAGAAACAGTATTTTTATATCCCTGGGCAGTAGCTTTCAGCCGCTTAGGATTGTTAGCATTTGTAGAAGCATTAATATTTATTGCCATCTTGGTAGTTGCTTTAGTATACGCGTGGAGAAAAGGAGCTTTGGAATGGTCATGAATTCCCAAACATTTGAACAACAGCAAGCAGAAAAAATTCTTAATCCGATTAACCCGACCAAGGTCACTCAGGATTTATCAGAAAATGTCATTTTAACTACGGTAGACGATCTTTATAATTGGGCAAAACTCTCTAGCCTGTGGCCCATGCTATATGGTACAGCCTGTTG
This DNA window, taken from Pleurocapsa sp. FMAR1, encodes the following:
- the ndhC gene encoding photosynthetic/respiratory NAD(P)H-quinone oxidoreductase subunit C; the encoded protein is MFVLNGYEYFLGFLLICSAVPALALTASKLLRPSNGGPERQTTYESGMEPIGGAWIQFNIRYYMFALVFVVFDVETVFLYPWAVAFSRLGLLAFVEALIFIAILVVALVYAWRKGALEWS